A region of Salvia splendens isolate huo1 chromosome 17, SspV2, whole genome shotgun sequence DNA encodes the following proteins:
- the LOC121773988 gene encoding peroxisomal nicotinamide adenine dinucleotide carrier-like isoform X4 has product MYHIVEQEGWEQLYGGFAPSLVGIATSECVHKYIYQKFRNKAEATALAGFVSVLLTNPISLVVTRMQTHTKKSQPNPTDLLSPEDVIPSAVEPPPFRLSHAIQEVYDERRVLGFWRGALPTLIMASKPSIRFMLYEPLLKELKKQKQLSGNKRNRNVTSLEIFLLETLANLGATVVTYPLLVIKSRLQAKQQFEHERHQHEGTVDAIDKMIRYEGWYGFYKGLSTKIAQSVLAAVVPFMLKEKLVEGANWVLFQTGILFFKLLYAI; this is encoded by the exons ATGTATCAT ATTGTAGAGCAGGAAGGGTGGGAGCAGCTGTATGGAGGATTCGCTCCGTCGCTCGTCGGCATTGCGACGTCTGAG TGTGTTCACAAATATATCTATCAAAAATTCAGGAACAAGGCTGAGGCTACTGCTCTGGCTGG GTTTGTAAGCGTGCTGTTGACAAATCCTATTTCACTGGTCGTGACTCGCATGCAG ACTCACACAAAGAAAAGCCAACCGAATCCTACAGATCTTCTGTCTCCTGAAGATGTGATTCCATCTGCAGTCGAACCTCCACCCTTCCGTCTTAGCCATGCG ATTCAAGAAGTCTATGATGAGAGGAGAGTCTTAGGATTTTGGAGAGGTGCTTTGCCTACACTAATCATG GCAAGCAAACCTTCAATACGGTTTATGTTGTATGAGCCTCTCTTGAAGGAGCTGAAGAAGCAAAAGCAGCTTTCAGGCAATAAGCGTAACCGTAACGTCACTAGCCTTGAG ATATTTTTGCTGGAAACTTTGGCAAACCTTGGAGCTACAGTTGTGACATATCCTCTTCTTGTTATCAAG TCACGACTTCAAGCAAAGCAACAATTTGAACACGAAAGACATCAACACGAAG GCACTGTGGATGCTATCGACAAGATGATACGCTACGAAGGTTGGTACGGTTTCTACAAAGGGCTGAGCACAAAAATCGCACAAAGCGTGCTAGCAGCTGTGGTTCCTTTCATGCTCAAGGAAAAACTTGTCGAGGGCGCCAACTGGGTGCTATTTCAGACTGGTATCCTCTTTTTCAAACTTTTGTATGCAATCTAG
- the LOC121773447 gene encoding uncharacterized acetyltransferase At3g50280-like codes for MISPSPLPILSNCTVFPDRASTLPDLKLSVSDLPMLSCHYIQKGCLFTRPPLAAPDLVSQLKRALSAALSQFPPLAGRLTTDSDGYVYISCNDAGVEFSHAYAADLEIRDLLGFSGDGDLPAEFRQFFPFDLTVSYDGHFRPILAVRVTELADGVFIGCAVNHAVVDGTSFWNFFNSFAELSRGVRRISRAPDFRRESILISPAVLRLPEGGPSVTFSSDSPVRERIFRFSKQSIQRLKSAVNNRKYEGEGNGIDIAELMGKHSNDTLKNPDGKLTPLAWLRSAVSREMAPQAAAAAVEISSFQSLCALLWRGVTRARKLPEAKTTTFRMAVNCRHRLEPRLEPLYFGNAIQSIPTQAAAGEVLGRDLRWCAEQLNRNVVAHDGDTVRKYVETWERDPRCFPLGNFDGAMITMGSSPRFPMYENDFGWGRPVAVRSGRANKFDGKISAFPGREGNGTVDLEVVLAPDTMASLLSDPEFMQYVYDY; via the coding sequence ATGATTTCACCGTCGCCTCTTCCGATTCTCTCCAATTGCACCGTCTTCCCCGACCGCGCCTCCACTCTCCCCGATCTCAAGCTCTCCGTCTCCGATCTCCCCATGCTCTCCTGCCACTACATTCAAAAAGGCTGCCTCTTCACCCGCCCCCCTCTCGCGGCGCCGGATCTCGTTTCTCAGCTGAAACGCGCCCTCTCCGCCGCCCTCTCTCAATTCCCGCCCCTCGCCGGCCGCCTCACCACCGATTCCGACGGATACGTCTACATATCCTGCAACGACGCCGGGGTCGAATTTTCGCACGCGTACGCCGCAGATCTAGAAATCCGCGATTTGCTAGGGTTTTCCGGCGACGGAGATTTGCCGGCGGAGTTTAGGCAATTTTTTCCGTTCGATCTGACGGTGAGCTACGACGGCCATTTCCGGCCGATTCTGGCGGTTAGGGTGACGGAGCTCGCCGACGGAGTTTTCATCGGCTGCGCGGTGAATCACGCCGTCGTGGATGGGACTTCGTTCTGGAATTTCTTCAATAGCTTCGCGGAGCTCAGCCGCGGCGTGAGGCGGATTTCTAGGGCGCCGGATTTTAGGCGCGAATCGATTTTGATATCTCCGGCGGTGCTCAGGCTGCCGGAGGGCGGCCCGAGCGTCACCTTCTCGAGCGATTCGCCGGTGAGGGAGAGGATTTTCCGATTCAGTAAACAATCGATTCAGAGGCTTAAATCTGCGGTTAACAACCggaaatatgaaggagaagGAAACGGAATTGATATCGCTGAGCTGATGGGGAAGCACAGCAACGACACGTTGAAAAACCCTGACGGCAAGCTAACGCCGTTAGCTTGGCTTAGGAGCGCCGTTTCTAGAGAAATGGCGCCCcaagcggcggcggcggcagttGAGAtctcgtcttttcaatcgctgTGCGCACTGCTCTGGCGTGGGGTCACCCGCGCCAGGAAGCTTCCGGAGGCGAAAACGACAACGTTCCGGATGGCTGTCAATTGCCGGCACCGGCTCGAGCCTCGGCTCGAGCCGCTGTACTTCGGGAACGCGATCCAGAGCATCCCAACGCAGGCGGCGGCCGGGGAGGTCCTGGGTAGGGACCTCCGGTGGTGCGCCGAGCAGCTCAATAGGAATGTGGTGGCACACGACGGCGACACGGTGAGGAAGTACGTGGAGACTTGGGAGAGGGACCCGCGGTGCTTCCCGTTGGGGAATTTCGATGGGGCGATGATCACGATGGGGAGTTCGCCCCGGTTCCCTATGTACGAGAATGATTTCGGGTGGGGTCGGCCCGTCGCGGTTCGGAGCGGCCGCGCCAATAAGTTTGATGGAAAGATTTCGGCATTTCCGGGCCGCGAAGGGAACGGAACCGTCGATTTGGAGGTGGTTTTGGCTCCGGACACTATGGCGAGCCTCCTATCCGACCCGGAATTTATGCAATACGTATATGATTATTAG
- the LOC121773988 gene encoding peroxisomal nicotinamide adenine dinucleotide carrier-like isoform X2 — MADADDVVNGLASAGGGFIAHLVTYPLQTVNARQQIERNRNERGKIGALEQMYHEGWEQLYGGFAPSLVGIATSECVHKYIYQKFRNKAEATALAGFVSVLLTNPISLVVTRMQTHTKKSQPNPTDLLSPEDVIPSAVEPPPFRLSHAIQEVYDERRVLGFWRGALPTLIMASKPSIRFMLYEPLLKELKKQKQLSGNKRNRNVTSLEIFLLETLANLGATVVTYPLLVIKSRLQAKQQFEHERHQHEGTVDAIDKMIRYEGWYGFYKGLSTKIAQSVLAAVVPFMLKEKLVEGANWVLFQTGILFFKLLYAI; from the exons ATGGCCGACGCCGACGATGTGGTCAACGGCCTAGCCAGCGCCGGCGGTGGATTTATCGCTCACCTCGTTACATATCCTCTCCAAACT GTAAATGCTCGGCAACAAATAGAGAGAAATCGGAATGAGAGGGGGAAAATTGGGGCTTTAGAGCAAATGTATCAT GAAGGGTGGGAGCAGCTGTATGGAGGATTCGCTCCGTCGCTCGTCGGCATTGCGACGTCTGAG TGTGTTCACAAATATATCTATCAAAAATTCAGGAACAAGGCTGAGGCTACTGCTCTGGCTGG GTTTGTAAGCGTGCTGTTGACAAATCCTATTTCACTGGTCGTGACTCGCATGCAG ACTCACACAAAGAAAAGCCAACCGAATCCTACAGATCTTCTGTCTCCTGAAGATGTGATTCCATCTGCAGTCGAACCTCCACCCTTCCGTCTTAGCCATGCG ATTCAAGAAGTCTATGATGAGAGGAGAGTCTTAGGATTTTGGAGAGGTGCTTTGCCTACACTAATCATG GCAAGCAAACCTTCAATACGGTTTATGTTGTATGAGCCTCTCTTGAAGGAGCTGAAGAAGCAAAAGCAGCTTTCAGGCAATAAGCGTAACCGTAACGTCACTAGCCTTGAG ATATTTTTGCTGGAAACTTTGGCAAACCTTGGAGCTACAGTTGTGACATATCCTCTTCTTGTTATCAAG TCACGACTTCAAGCAAAGCAACAATTTGAACACGAAAGACATCAACACGAAG GCACTGTGGATGCTATCGACAAGATGATACGCTACGAAGGTTGGTACGGTTTCTACAAAGGGCTGAGCACAAAAATCGCACAAAGCGTGCTAGCAGCTGTGGTTCCTTTCATGCTCAAGGAAAAACTTGTCGAGGGCGCCAACTGGGTGCTATTTCAGACTGGTATCCTCTTTTTCAAACTTTTGTATGCAATCTAG
- the LOC121773988 gene encoding peroxisomal nicotinamide adenine dinucleotide carrier-like isoform X1, producing the protein MADADDVVNGLASAGGGFIAHLVTYPLQTVNARQQIERNRNERGKIGALEQMYHIVEQEGWEQLYGGFAPSLVGIATSECVHKYIYQKFRNKAEATALAGFVSVLLTNPISLVVTRMQTHTKKSQPNPTDLLSPEDVIPSAVEPPPFRLSHAIQEVYDERRVLGFWRGALPTLIMASKPSIRFMLYEPLLKELKKQKQLSGNKRNRNVTSLEIFLLETLANLGATVVTYPLLVIKSRLQAKQQFEHERHQHEGTVDAIDKMIRYEGWYGFYKGLSTKIAQSVLAAVVPFMLKEKLVEGANWVLFQTGILFFKLLYAI; encoded by the exons ATGGCCGACGCCGACGATGTGGTCAACGGCCTAGCCAGCGCCGGCGGTGGATTTATCGCTCACCTCGTTACATATCCTCTCCAAACT GTAAATGCTCGGCAACAAATAGAGAGAAATCGGAATGAGAGGGGGAAAATTGGGGCTTTAGAGCAAATGTATCAT ATTGTAGAGCAGGAAGGGTGGGAGCAGCTGTATGGAGGATTCGCTCCGTCGCTCGTCGGCATTGCGACGTCTGAG TGTGTTCACAAATATATCTATCAAAAATTCAGGAACAAGGCTGAGGCTACTGCTCTGGCTGG GTTTGTAAGCGTGCTGTTGACAAATCCTATTTCACTGGTCGTGACTCGCATGCAG ACTCACACAAAGAAAAGCCAACCGAATCCTACAGATCTTCTGTCTCCTGAAGATGTGATTCCATCTGCAGTCGAACCTCCACCCTTCCGTCTTAGCCATGCG ATTCAAGAAGTCTATGATGAGAGGAGAGTCTTAGGATTTTGGAGAGGTGCTTTGCCTACACTAATCATG GCAAGCAAACCTTCAATACGGTTTATGTTGTATGAGCCTCTCTTGAAGGAGCTGAAGAAGCAAAAGCAGCTTTCAGGCAATAAGCGTAACCGTAACGTCACTAGCCTTGAG ATATTTTTGCTGGAAACTTTGGCAAACCTTGGAGCTACAGTTGTGACATATCCTCTTCTTGTTATCAAG TCACGACTTCAAGCAAAGCAACAATTTGAACACGAAAGACATCAACACGAAG GCACTGTGGATGCTATCGACAAGATGATACGCTACGAAGGTTGGTACGGTTTCTACAAAGGGCTGAGCACAAAAATCGCACAAAGCGTGCTAGCAGCTGTGGTTCCTTTCATGCTCAAGGAAAAACTTGTCGAGGGCGCCAACTGGGTGCTATTTCAGACTGGTATCCTCTTTTTCAAACTTTTGTATGCAATCTAG
- the LOC121773988 gene encoding peroxisomal nicotinamide adenine dinucleotide carrier-like isoform X3 → MADADDVVNGLASAGGGFIAHLVNARQQIERNRNERGKIGALEQMYHIVEQEGWEQLYGGFAPSLVGIATSECVHKYIYQKFRNKAEATALAGFVSVLLTNPISLVVTRMQTHTKKSQPNPTDLLSPEDVIPSAVEPPPFRLSHAIQEVYDERRVLGFWRGALPTLIMASKPSIRFMLYEPLLKELKKQKQLSGNKRNRNVTSLEIFLLETLANLGATVVTYPLLVIKSRLQAKQQFEHERHQHEGTVDAIDKMIRYEGWYGFYKGLSTKIAQSVLAAVVPFMLKEKLVEGANWVLFQTGILFFKLLYAI, encoded by the exons ATGGCCGACGCCGACGATGTGGTCAACGGCCTAGCCAGCGCCGGCGGTGGATTTATCGCTCACCTC GTAAATGCTCGGCAACAAATAGAGAGAAATCGGAATGAGAGGGGGAAAATTGGGGCTTTAGAGCAAATGTATCAT ATTGTAGAGCAGGAAGGGTGGGAGCAGCTGTATGGAGGATTCGCTCCGTCGCTCGTCGGCATTGCGACGTCTGAG TGTGTTCACAAATATATCTATCAAAAATTCAGGAACAAGGCTGAGGCTACTGCTCTGGCTGG GTTTGTAAGCGTGCTGTTGACAAATCCTATTTCACTGGTCGTGACTCGCATGCAG ACTCACACAAAGAAAAGCCAACCGAATCCTACAGATCTTCTGTCTCCTGAAGATGTGATTCCATCTGCAGTCGAACCTCCACCCTTCCGTCTTAGCCATGCG ATTCAAGAAGTCTATGATGAGAGGAGAGTCTTAGGATTTTGGAGAGGTGCTTTGCCTACACTAATCATG GCAAGCAAACCTTCAATACGGTTTATGTTGTATGAGCCTCTCTTGAAGGAGCTGAAGAAGCAAAAGCAGCTTTCAGGCAATAAGCGTAACCGTAACGTCACTAGCCTTGAG ATATTTTTGCTGGAAACTTTGGCAAACCTTGGAGCTACAGTTGTGACATATCCTCTTCTTGTTATCAAG TCACGACTTCAAGCAAAGCAACAATTTGAACACGAAAGACATCAACACGAAG GCACTGTGGATGCTATCGACAAGATGATACGCTACGAAGGTTGGTACGGTTTCTACAAAGGGCTGAGCACAAAAATCGCACAAAGCGTGCTAGCAGCTGTGGTTCCTTTCATGCTCAAGGAAAAACTTGTCGAGGGCGCCAACTGGGTGCTATTTCAGACTGGTATCCTCTTTTTCAAACTTTTGTATGCAATCTAG